In one window of Burkholderia cenocepacia DNA:
- a CDS encoding acyclic terpene utilization AtuA family protein, which produces MTAKQPERRVRIGAGAGYSGDRIEPAVELAEHGQLDYLVFECLAERTIAIAQQARRNDPVLGYDPLLDARMQAVLPVAAVKRVRIVSNMGAANPRAAARRTAQIAQSLGIAGLKVAAVEGDDVLDVVLRGAFRFEESGDDVAAYRDRIVSANAYLGAAPIVDALAAGADVVLTGRVADPSLFAAPLIHAFGWRMDDWDTLGAATVVGHLLECAGQVTGGYFADPGYKDVPNLARLGFPIGEVAADGSVVITKVPHAGGRVSAATCKEQLLYEIHDPARYLQPDVVADFTRVTVTEEEADRVRVTGGRGTARPDTLKVSVAYVDGWIGEGQISYGGPGALARARLALDIVRERLALTGVAASELRFDLIGVDALYGDATPAVRGEPAEVRVRVAGRTANAAEAARIGNEVETLYTNGPAGGGGAFKSTREVIAVQSVLLPRAAVTPSFSFVEA; this is translated from the coding sequence ATGACAGCAAAGCAACCTGAACGGCGCGTGCGCATCGGCGCGGGCGCCGGCTACTCGGGCGACCGGATCGAGCCCGCGGTCGAACTGGCCGAACACGGGCAACTCGACTACCTGGTCTTCGAATGCCTGGCAGAGCGCACGATCGCGATCGCGCAGCAGGCGCGCCGCAACGATCCGGTGCTCGGCTACGATCCGCTGCTCGACGCGCGGATGCAGGCGGTGCTGCCGGTAGCGGCGGTAAAACGCGTGCGCATCGTGTCGAACATGGGCGCGGCGAATCCGCGCGCGGCCGCACGGCGTACCGCGCAGATCGCGCAGTCGCTCGGCATCGCGGGGCTGAAGGTCGCGGCGGTCGAAGGCGACGACGTGCTCGACGTCGTGCTGCGCGGCGCGTTCCGGTTCGAGGAATCGGGCGACGACGTCGCCGCGTATCGCGACCGCATCGTGTCGGCGAACGCGTATCTCGGCGCCGCGCCGATCGTCGACGCGCTCGCGGCCGGCGCGGACGTCGTGCTGACCGGGCGCGTCGCCGACCCGTCGCTGTTCGCCGCGCCGCTGATCCATGCGTTCGGCTGGCGGATGGACGATTGGGACACGCTGGGCGCTGCGACCGTCGTCGGCCATCTGCTCGAATGCGCGGGGCAGGTGACGGGCGGCTATTTCGCCGATCCCGGCTACAAGGACGTGCCGAATCTCGCGCGGCTCGGCTTCCCGATCGGCGAGGTCGCGGCCGACGGTTCGGTCGTGATCACGAAGGTGCCGCATGCGGGCGGCCGCGTGAGCGCGGCGACCTGCAAGGAACAGCTGCTCTACGAGATTCACGACCCGGCGCGGTATCTGCAGCCCGATGTCGTGGCCGATTTCACGCGCGTGACGGTTACCGAGGAGGAGGCCGATCGCGTGCGCGTGACGGGCGGGCGCGGCACCGCGCGGCCCGATACGCTGAAGGTGTCGGTGGCTTACGTCGACGGCTGGATCGGCGAAGGCCAGATCTCGTACGGCGGCCCGGGCGCGCTCGCGCGTGCGCGTCTGGCGCTCGACATCGTTCGCGAGCGGCTCGCGCTGACCGGCGTCGCGGCGAGCGAGCTGCGCTTCGACCTGATCGGCGTCGATGCGCTGTATGGCGACGCGACGCCGGCCGTTCGCGGCGAGCCGGCCGAGGTGCGCGTGCGGGTAGCCGGCCGTACGGCGAACGCCGCCGAAGCCGCGCGGATCGGCAACGAAGTCGAGACGCTCTATACGAACGGGCCGGCCGGCGGCGGCGGCGCGTTCAAGTCGACGCGCGAGGTGATCGCCGTGCAGTCGGTGCTGCTGCCGCGCGCGGCCGTGACGCCGTCGTTTTCATTCGTGGAGGCCTGA
- a CDS encoding MipA/OmpV family protein, which produces MPLAGLTLAAAAHAENQYSLSLGGGFAPRYQGSKQYRGVVAPSFSAKFGNGFFVDSTEGAGYRLDLPHGAFVSAAVSYDAGRADENRFDLPGSDYLKGMGRIPGSVLVGVRAGVTLFDAAELSVTIDTPVTHTSRGVSGHVDLAVPVLKTSQHEIIVTGTVHAGSGRYMQTFYGVTDAQSMTSRFRPYSVSGGIDSASMAVAWNWTLSRHWSVLATGGVTRLLGRAGDSPIVQSRSNYYGIAGVTYKF; this is translated from the coding sequence ATGCCGCTCGCCGGCCTGACCCTCGCCGCCGCCGCCCACGCGGAAAACCAGTATTCGTTGTCGCTCGGCGGCGGGTTCGCACCGCGCTACCAGGGCAGCAAACAGTATCGCGGCGTGGTTGCGCCGTCGTTTTCCGCGAAGTTCGGCAATGGCTTCTTCGTCGACAGCACGGAGGGTGCCGGCTACCGGCTGGACCTGCCGCACGGGGCGTTCGTGTCGGCGGCGGTGAGCTACGACGCGGGCCGCGCGGACGAGAACCGCTTCGACCTGCCGGGCTCGGACTATCTGAAGGGAATGGGGCGGATTCCGGGCTCGGTGCTGGTCGGCGTGCGTGCCGGCGTGACGCTCTTCGATGCGGCGGAGCTGAGCGTCACGATCGATACTCCCGTGACGCATACGTCGCGCGGCGTGTCGGGGCACGTGGATCTCGCGGTGCCGGTGCTCAAGACGTCGCAGCACGAGATCATCGTGACGGGCACCGTGCACGCGGGCTCGGGACGCTACATGCAGACCTTCTACGGCGTGACCGACGCACAGTCGATGACGAGCCGGTTTCGGCCGTATTCGGTGAGCGGCGGGATCGACAGCGCATCGATGGCGGTCGCGTGGAACTGGACGCTGTCGCGGCACTGGTCGGTGCTCGCGACCGGCGGCGTGACGCGGCTGCTCGGCCGCGCCGGCGACAGCCCGATCGTGCAGTCGCGCAGCAACTACTACGGCATCGCGGGCGTGACGTACAAGTTCTGA
- a CDS encoding CitMHS family transporter produces MLPLLGLGTIVVLLAAILSKRMSPLVALIIVPIAASLLGGFGLHTSKFVIDGLKGLAPVVGMFVFAILYFGTITDAGTLDPIIDRILRAVGTRPTRIVMGTTLLALLIHLDGSGAVCFLVTIPAVLPLYDRLKMDRRVLAAAVSMAAGINFLPWTGPMIRASASLHLPVSALFNPLIPVQAIGLVFVFGVAYWLGRREEKRLGLSRDDASIPLPKRELTPDEQALRRPHLFWFNLVLTLVVLGTMVVMGEKIPPAIMFMVGLCIALMVNYPDVDMQRKRIDAHARAALMMAGILLAAGVFTGIMQGSGMLKAMAQAAVGFVPPSMAGHIPVALGLASMPLSMLFDPDSFYFGVLPVIAEVAGQLGVPAVQVGQAALLGQMTTGFPVSPLTPATFLVVGLCGIELAEHQKFTFPLLFGASIVMTIACVVLGVF; encoded by the coding sequence ATGCTGCCGTTACTCGGGCTGGGCACGATCGTCGTGCTGCTTGCCGCGATTCTGTCGAAGCGGATGTCGCCGCTCGTCGCGCTGATCATCGTGCCGATCGCCGCGTCGCTGCTCGGCGGCTTCGGGTTGCACACCAGCAAGTTCGTCATCGACGGGCTGAAGGGGCTCGCGCCCGTCGTCGGGATGTTCGTGTTCGCGATCCTCTATTTCGGGACGATCACCGACGCCGGCACGCTCGACCCGATCATCGACCGGATCCTGCGCGCAGTCGGCACGCGGCCCACGCGCATCGTGATGGGCACGACGCTGCTCGCACTGCTGATCCACCTCGACGGCTCGGGCGCCGTGTGCTTTCTCGTGACGATTCCGGCCGTGCTGCCGCTGTACGACCGGCTGAAGATGGACCGGCGCGTGCTGGCCGCCGCCGTGTCGATGGCCGCGGGCATCAACTTCCTGCCGTGGACGGGCCCGATGATCCGGGCGTCGGCCTCGCTGCACCTGCCGGTGTCGGCGCTGTTCAATCCGCTGATTCCGGTGCAGGCGATCGGGCTCGTGTTCGTGTTCGGCGTCGCGTACTGGCTCGGGCGCCGCGAGGAGAAGCGGCTCGGCCTGTCGCGCGACGATGCGTCGATTCCGCTGCCCAAACGCGAGCTGACGCCCGACGAGCAGGCGCTGCGCAGGCCGCACCTGTTCTGGTTCAACCTCGTGCTGACGCTCGTCGTGCTCGGCACGATGGTCGTGATGGGCGAGAAGATTCCGCCCGCGATCATGTTCATGGTCGGGCTGTGCATCGCGCTGATGGTGAATTACCCCGACGTCGACATGCAGAGAAAGCGCATCGACGCGCATGCGCGTGCCGCGCTGATGATGGCCGGCATCCTGCTCGCGGCGGGCGTGTTCACCGGGATCATGCAGGGCAGCGGGATGCTGAAGGCGATGGCGCAGGCGGCGGTCGGCTTCGTGCCGCCGTCGATGGCCGGCCACATTCCGGTGGCGCTCGGTCTCGCGTCGATGCCGCTCAGCATGCTGTTCGATCCCGATTCGTTCTACTTCGGCGTGCTGCCCGTGATCGCCGAAGTGGCCGGCCAGCTCGGTGTGCCGGCCGTGCAGGTCGGGCAAGCGGCGCTGCTCGGCCAGATGACGACGGGCTTTCCGGTCAGCCCGCTCACACCGGCGACGTTCCTCGTCGTCGGGTTGTGCGGAATCGAGCTGGCCGAGCATCAGAAGTTCACGTTTCCGCTGCTGTTCGGCGCGTCGATCGTGATGACGATCGCGTGCGTCGTGCTCGGCGTGTTTTGA
- a CDS encoding flavin reductase family protein, whose translation MDSHIAPVALNKAYRLLNHGPTVLVSARHDGVDNVMAAAWACALDFLPPKLTVVLDKSAKTRELVERSGTFVIQVPTAAQLQLAHAVGSHSLAQRPDKLREAGVTLFDVDGHDLPFVAGCSGWLACRLIPEPHNQQTYDLFIGEVVAAWSDTRVFRDGHWYFESADPALRSLHYIAGGNFYAIGESLHVDVDPDAQ comes from the coding sequence ATGGACAGTCACATCGCGCCAGTGGCGCTGAACAAGGCCTACCGTCTCCTCAATCACGGCCCGACCGTGCTCGTATCGGCCCGCCACGACGGCGTCGACAACGTGATGGCCGCCGCCTGGGCGTGCGCGCTGGATTTCCTGCCGCCGAAGCTGACGGTCGTGCTCGACAAATCCGCGAAGACGCGCGAACTCGTCGAGCGCAGCGGCACGTTCGTGATCCAGGTGCCGACGGCCGCGCAACTGCAGCTCGCGCATGCGGTCGGCAGCCACAGCCTCGCGCAGCGGCCCGACAAGCTGCGCGAGGCGGGCGTCACGCTGTTCGACGTCGACGGCCACGACTTGCCGTTCGTCGCCGGCTGCTCGGGCTGGCTCGCGTGCAGGCTGATTCCCGAGCCGCACAACCAGCAAACCTACGACCTGTTCATCGGCGAGGTGGTCGCCGCGTGGTCCGACACGCGCGTGTTCCGCGACGGCCACTGGTATTTCGAATCGGCCGATCCCGCGCTGCGCAGCCTGCACTACATCGCGGGCGGCAATTTCTATGCGATCGGCGAATCGCTCCATGTCGACGTCGATCCGGACGCGCAGTAA
- a CDS encoding VOC family protein, whose protein sequence is MSLSPFHLAIPVYDLPAARDFYGRVFGLEEGRSSAQWVDFNFYGHQLVIHAHPKTASQEGAHTNAVDGHDVPVPHFGIVLDWASWEALAERLRGFGVTFVIEPYVRFQGQVGEQATMFLFDPCGNALEFKAFRDIGQLFAK, encoded by the coding sequence ATGAGTCTTTCCCCGTTTCACCTGGCGATTCCGGTCTACGACCTGCCGGCCGCGCGCGATTTCTACGGCCGCGTGTTCGGGCTGGAAGAGGGGCGCTCGAGCGCGCAGTGGGTCGATTTCAACTTTTACGGGCATCAGCTCGTGATCCACGCGCATCCGAAAACCGCATCGCAGGAAGGCGCGCATACGAATGCGGTCGACGGCCACGACGTGCCGGTGCCGCATTTCGGGATCGTGCTCGACTGGGCGAGCTGGGAAGCGCTGGCCGAGCGGCTGCGCGGGTTCGGCGTGACCTTCGTGATCGAGCCGTATGTGCGGTTCCAGGGGCAGGTCGGCGAACAGGCGACGATGTTCCTGTTCGATCCGTGCGGCAATGCGCTCGAATTCAAGGCGTTCCGCGACATCGGCCAGCTGTTCGCGAAGTGA
- a CDS encoding porin — protein MKRTTLSLISLASFAAMPVAHAQSSVTLYGVIDTSITYVNHAQGKDNAWMLGNSSAGNLAGSRWGVKGTEDLGGGLKALFQLENGFDPSNGRQGQGGRLFGRQAFVGLTSDRYGTLTFGRQYDPLVDLVQGITADNYLGSVFATPGDVDNYDNSFRVDNAVKYTSAVYSGLQFAAMYSFGGIAGSTGAAQSYSAAVSYNNGPFSVAGGYFHATNSPALNGVRNGWTSSSDGTFDGPINSGYASAHSFGIARIAGQYVAGPFTFGVGYSNAQYRRDASSVFGSNEHYNTGQGFVNYQATNALLVGVGYSYTRSGGDTSATYHQVSAGADYSLSKRTDVYLTAAYQHASGQTGDGNGGSMAAQASIGSYGYAGTSSQTMVNLGLRHRF, from the coding sequence ATGAAACGCACGACCCTCTCGCTGATTTCGCTCGCGTCGTTCGCGGCGATGCCCGTCGCGCATGCGCAATCGAGCGTCACGCTGTATGGCGTGATCGACACGTCGATCACCTATGTGAACCACGCACAGGGCAAGGACAACGCGTGGATGCTCGGCAACAGCAGCGCGGGCAACCTCGCCGGCAGCCGCTGGGGCGTGAAAGGCACCGAGGATCTCGGCGGCGGGCTGAAGGCGCTGTTCCAGCTGGAGAACGGCTTCGACCCGAGCAACGGCCGGCAGGGCCAGGGCGGCCGCCTGTTCGGCCGTCAGGCCTTCGTCGGCCTGACGAGCGACCGCTACGGCACGCTCACGTTCGGCCGCCAGTACGACCCGCTCGTCGACCTCGTGCAGGGCATCACCGCCGACAACTACCTGGGCAGCGTGTTCGCGACGCCGGGCGACGTCGACAACTACGACAACAGCTTCCGCGTCGACAACGCGGTGAAGTACACGTCGGCCGTCTATTCGGGCCTGCAGTTCGCGGCGATGTATTCGTTCGGCGGGATCGCCGGCAGCACCGGCGCCGCGCAGTCGTACTCGGCCGCCGTGTCGTACAACAACGGGCCGTTCAGCGTCGCCGGCGGCTACTTCCACGCGACCAACAGCCCCGCGTTGAACGGCGTGCGCAACGGCTGGACCAGCTCGTCGGACGGCACGTTCGACGGCCCGATCAACAGCGGCTATGCCAGCGCGCACTCGTTCGGCATCGCGCGCATCGCGGGCCAGTACGTCGCCGGCCCGTTCACGTTCGGCGTCGGCTACAGCAACGCGCAGTACCGCCGCGACGCGAGCTCGGTGTTCGGTTCGAACGAGCACTACAACACGGGGCAAGGCTTCGTGAACTACCAGGCGACGAACGCGCTGCTCGTCGGTGTCGGCTACAGCTACACGCGCTCGGGCGGCGACACGTCGGCGACCTATCACCAGGTATCGGCCGGCGCCGACTACAGCCTGTCGAAGCGCACCGACGTCTACCTGACCGCCGCGTACCAGCACGCGAGCGGCCAGACCGGCGACGGCAATGGCGGCTCGATGGCCGCGCAGGCATCGATCGGCTCGTACGGTTATGCGGGCACGAGCTCGCAGACGATGGTCAACCTCGGCCTGCGTCACCGCTTCTGA
- a CDS encoding ATP-binding protein gives MLRPLLRLYLVVILFVGASIIFIQLSFDRIFYERGAQAQRDSLTTYSFVLNDYLERHPGAQRELALRELALHGREGFGFMSMADARAQLSGAPLRDLDAGRIAISYNGKDYYMPLADGSVLHARPIEAPDLDIRIYAYMLLALATLFAVVLWIHYHWRDIRRLQDAARAFGAGMLSTRVKLSGKSNIYELSQQFNDMAARIEASIKQQREMMHGISHELKTPLARLEFGLALLADADETGRMRERRDALRRDVRELDELVTELLTIGRLEQGASELAPMEVVVDALIDSVAGNVADDIADRGIALDVSTFDAPATHVCDPKLVARALLNLIRNGARYASRKVVLAATRDPSGALVLSVDDDGPGIPAAERARVFEPFQRLDSSRDRQTGGFGLGLAIVRRVAQVHGGDVRLEDSPLGGARFVITLPVRALPDSLFDVAQHVESTHADARRRSGTGTVVPLR, from the coding sequence ATGCTGCGCCCGTTGCTCCGGTTGTACCTCGTCGTGATCCTGTTCGTCGGCGCGTCGATCATCTTCATCCAGCTGTCGTTCGACCGGATCTTCTATGAACGCGGCGCGCAGGCGCAGCGCGATTCGCTGACGACCTATTCGTTCGTGCTGAACGACTACCTCGAACGCCATCCGGGCGCGCAGCGCGAGCTCGCATTGCGCGAACTCGCGCTGCATGGCCGCGAAGGATTCGGCTTCATGTCGATGGCCGACGCGCGTGCGCAACTGAGCGGCGCGCCGTTGCGCGATCTCGATGCCGGCAGGATCGCGATCAGCTACAACGGCAAGGATTACTACATGCCGCTCGCGGACGGCTCGGTGCTGCATGCCCGCCCGATCGAGGCGCCCGACCTCGACATCCGGATCTATGCGTACATGCTGCTCGCGCTCGCGACGCTGTTCGCGGTGGTGCTGTGGATTCACTATCATTGGCGCGACATTCGCCGGCTGCAGGATGCCGCGCGCGCGTTCGGCGCCGGAATGCTGTCGACGCGCGTGAAACTGTCGGGCAAGTCGAACATCTACGAGCTGTCGCAGCAGTTCAACGACATGGCAGCGCGTATCGAGGCGTCGATCAAGCAACAGCGCGAAATGATGCACGGCATCTCGCATGAACTGAAAACGCCGCTCGCCCGGCTCGAATTCGGGCTCGCGTTGCTCGCCGACGCCGACGAGACGGGCCGGATGCGCGAGCGCCGCGACGCGCTGCGACGCGACGTGCGCGAACTCGACGAGCTCGTCACCGAGTTGCTGACGATCGGCCGGCTCGAACAGGGTGCGAGCGAGCTCGCGCCGATGGAAGTCGTCGTCGATGCGCTGATCGACAGCGTCGCCGGCAACGTCGCGGACGACATCGCCGATCGCGGCATCGCGCTCGACGTGTCGACGTTCGACGCGCCCGCGACCCACGTCTGCGATCCTAAGCTCGTCGCCCGCGCGCTGCTGAACCTGATTCGCAACGGCGCCCGCTATGCGTCGCGCAAGGTCGTGCTGGCCGCGACCCGCGACCCGTCCGGCGCGCTCGTGCTGAGCGTCGACGACGATGGCCCCGGCATTCCGGCCGCCGAACGCGCCCGCGTGTTCGAGCCGTTCCAGCGGCTGGATTCGAGCCGCGACCGTCAGACCGGCGGTTTCGGGCTCGGGCTCGCGATCGTGCGGCGCGTCGCGCAGGTGCACGGCGGCGACGTGCGGCTCGAGGATTCGCCGCTCGGCGGCGCGCGCTTCGTGATCACGCTGCC
- a CDS encoding sigma-70 family RNA polymerase sigma factor, whose amino-acid sequence MSADKLSLHREIDALYVGHHAWLRGWLSRKLGCAHRAADLAHDTFVRLLARDEPIGADEPRAFLTTVAQRVLSNHWRREQIERAYLDVLAQRPEAVAPSPEERAVVVETLLEIDRLLDGLPPAAKRAFLLAQLDGLTQVEIARELGVSLATVKRYLVKAGTQCFFAMAA is encoded by the coding sequence ATGTCCGCTGACAAGCTGTCCCTCCATCGAGAAATCGACGCCCTTTATGTCGGCCACCACGCGTGGCTGCGCGGCTGGCTGAGCCGGAAGCTCGGTTGCGCGCACCGCGCGGCCGACCTGGCGCACGACACGTTCGTGCGCCTGCTCGCACGCGACGAGCCGATCGGCGCCGACGAGCCGCGCGCGTTCCTGACCACGGTCGCGCAGCGTGTGCTGAGCAACCACTGGCGGCGCGAGCAGATCGAGCGCGCGTATCTCGACGTGCTCGCGCAGCGCCCGGAAGCGGTTGCGCCGTCGCCGGAAGAGCGGGCCGTCGTGGTCGAGACGCTGCTCGAGATCGACCGGCTGCTCGACGGCCTGCCGCCCGCGGCGAAGCGTGCGTTCCTGCTCGCACAGCTCGACGGGCTCACGCAGGTCGAGATCGCGCGCGAGCTCGGTGTGTCGCTCGCGACGGTGAAGCGCTATCTCGTGAAGGCCGGCACGCAGTGCTTCTTCGCGATGGCGGCCTGA
- a CDS encoding response regulator — translation MNEVPLKYRVLLIEDDDRLAQLVREYLDGYEFAVTVVRRGDLAVAAVREHQPALVILDLMLPNLDGMEVCRRIRAFTNVPVLILTARADVYDQVAGLETGADDYVTKPIEPRVLVARARALLRRAQPAAAEAPAVAPDALVFGELAISPPNRTVTWRGEPVELKTAEFNLLLILARAAGTVLSRDDILKQLRGIEFDGLDRSVDSGISKLRRRFEDASSEPHKIKTIWGRGYLFSPSAWDE, via the coding sequence ATGAACGAAGTTCCACTCAAATACCGTGTGCTGCTGATCGAGGACGACGATCGCCTCGCGCAGCTCGTCCGCGAATACCTCGACGGCTATGAATTCGCGGTGACGGTCGTGCGGCGCGGCGATCTCGCCGTCGCGGCGGTGCGCGAGCACCAGCCGGCCCTCGTGATCCTCGACCTGATGCTGCCGAATCTCGACGGCATGGAAGTCTGCCGGCGCATCCGCGCGTTCACCAACGTCCCGGTGCTGATCCTGACCGCGCGCGCGGACGTGTACGACCAGGTCGCCGGGCTCGAGACGGGCGCCGACGACTACGTGACGAAGCCGATCGAGCCGCGCGTGCTCGTCGCCCGCGCCCGCGCGCTGTTGCGCCGCGCGCAGCCGGCCGCGGCGGAAGCGCCCGCGGTCGCGCCCGACGCGCTCGTCTTCGGCGAGCTCGCCATTTCGCCGCCGAACCGCACCGTCACGTGGCGCGGCGAGCCGGTCGAGCTGAAGACCGCCGAATTCAACCTGCTGCTGATCCTCGCGCGTGCGGCCGGCACCGTGCTGAGCCGCGACGACATCCTGAAGCAGTTGCGCGGGATCGAATTCGACGGGCTCGACCGCTCGGTCGATTCCGGCATCTCGAAGCTGCGCCGCCGCTTCGAGGATGCGTCATCGGAGCCGCACAAGATCAAGACGATCTGGGGTCGCGGCTACCTGTTCAGCCCTTCTGCGTGGGACGAGTAA
- a CDS encoding LysR family transcriptional regulator has protein sequence MDLNLRDIRAFVTVAHAGNFTRAAARLHLSQPALTVQIRRLEDIVGARLFDRNSRSVALTQTGRELLPLLQRSLDDMERVLRDARALGEGASGTVRLACLPTFASSVLPELIQSFRRDVPRAGFEIRDGVASLVTTLVRTEEADLGLTGGDTFDASLEVLYAGADRLVAVCPKDHPLARKRRVGTADVAGVPLVLTAQGTSVRSVVDAALEAAGCTPDIACEPTYMMTAVAMVRGGLGVTILPATAREVHAESELVAKPIDDPAFVRPIALVAKRGRTLPRVAQAFADLMLVELKKRA, from the coding sequence ATGGATCTGAATCTTCGCGACATTCGCGCGTTCGTCACCGTCGCGCACGCCGGCAACTTCACGCGTGCGGCCGCGCGGCTGCATCTGTCGCAGCCGGCGCTGACCGTGCAGATCCGCCGGCTCGAGGACATCGTCGGCGCACGCCTGTTCGACCGCAACAGCCGCAGCGTCGCACTCACGCAGACCGGCCGCGAGTTGCTACCGCTGTTGCAGCGCTCGCTCGACGACATGGAACGCGTGCTGCGCGATGCGCGCGCGCTCGGCGAAGGCGCGAGCGGCACGGTCCGGCTCGCGTGCCTGCCGACCTTCGCGTCGAGCGTGCTGCCGGAGCTGATCCAGTCGTTCCGGCGCGACGTGCCGCGCGCGGGCTTCGAGATCCGCGACGGCGTCGCGAGCCTCGTCACCACGCTCGTGCGCACCGAGGAAGCCGATCTCGGGCTGACCGGCGGCGATACGTTCGATGCGTCGCTGGAGGTGCTGTATGCGGGCGCCGACCGGCTCGTCGCCGTGTGCCCGAAGGATCATCCGCTCGCGCGCAAGCGCCGTGTCGGCACCGCCGACGTCGCTGGCGTGCCGCTCGTGCTCACCGCGCAAGGCACGAGCGTGCGCAGCGTCGTCGATGCCGCGCTGGAAGCGGCCGGCTGCACGCCCGACATCGCGTGCGAACCGACCTACATGATGACGGCGGTCGCGATGGTGCGCGGCGGCCTCGGCGTGACGATCCTGCCCGCGACCGCGCGCGAGGTGCACGCCGAGTCCGAACTGGTCGCGAAGCCGATCGACGATCCCGCGTTCGTGCGGCCGATCGCGCTCGTCGCGAAGCGCGGGCGCACGCTGCCGCGTGTCGCGCAGGCGTTCGCCGACCTCATGCTGGTGGAATTGAAAAAGCGCGCATGA
- a CDS encoding LysR family transcriptional regulator: protein MIRELKTLVAVAREGTFAAAGNRIGLTQAAVSAQMQRLEAELGFALFDRQGRSARLNERGHHVLDQAQALIGLYENLSSTAPGSPAAVRVTIGAIASVQSALLPAALADFHRRHPACRTRVIPGLSIELVNRVDAGELDMAAIIRPPFALQSDLHWTTLAREPFRLIVPRGVKGKDWAALLANAPFVRYDRASFGGRQVDRFLRKMHIAVRDTCELDELDAIVKLVENGVGVAIVPQTAAYRRWPAGVRAIDLGHHTFHRDIGLVHRARRTMSEPAQALARLIEAASRRRSPPAA from the coding sequence ATGATCCGCGAACTGAAAACCCTCGTCGCCGTCGCCCGGGAAGGCACCTTTGCCGCCGCCGGCAATCGTATCGGGCTCACGCAGGCGGCCGTGAGCGCGCAGATGCAGCGCCTCGAGGCCGAGCTCGGCTTCGCGCTGTTCGACCGGCAAGGGCGTTCGGCGCGGCTCAACGAGCGCGGCCATCACGTGCTCGACCAGGCGCAGGCGCTGATCGGCCTGTACGAGAACCTGAGCTCGACCGCGCCCGGCTCGCCGGCCGCCGTGCGCGTGACGATCGGCGCGATCGCATCGGTGCAGAGCGCGCTGCTGCCGGCCGCGCTGGCCGATTTCCATCGCCGGCACCCCGCGTGCCGGACGCGCGTGATACCCGGACTGTCGATCGAGCTGGTCAACCGGGTCGACGCGGGCGAGCTCGACATGGCCGCGATCATCCGGCCGCCGTTCGCGCTGCAGAGCGACCTGCACTGGACGACGCTCGCGCGGGAGCCGTTCCGGCTGATCGTGCCGCGCGGCGTGAAGGGCAAGGACTGGGCCGCATTACTCGCGAACGCGCCGTTCGTGCGCTATGACCGCGCGTCGTTCGGCGGCCGGCAGGTCGACCGCTTCCTGCGCAAGATGCACATCGCGGTGCGCGACACCTGCGAACTCGACGAGCTCGACGCGATCGTCAAGCTGGTCGAGAACGGCGTCGGCGTCGCGATCGTGCCGCAGACCGCCGCGTATCGTCGCTGGCCGGCCGGCGTGCGCGCGATCGACCTCGGGCATCACACGTTTCACCGCGACATCGGGCTCGTGCATCGCGCGCGGCGCACGATGTCGGAGCCCGCGCAAGCGCTGGCGCGACTGATCGAAGCGGCGTCGCGGCGTCGCTCGCCGCCGGCCGCGTGA